A single Epinephelus fuscoguttatus linkage group LG13, E.fuscoguttatus.final_Chr_v1 DNA region contains:
- the lonrf2 gene encoding LON peptidase N-terminal domain and RING finger protein 2, whose protein sequence is METGVRSHLGEIFVHPLSNPGAAGICPEMLEVAEEASRAGDFSLAVEIYSSQLSDLQQPDRGLCLRKADSLARAGRVSEALDSYCTAANLGKLRPEELSLLVDTIGRTLREKDLGITGTVNGHGKGCSSSSGEDGGDSDGECGDDEALDLFSCRLCKCLLHEPTTVECGHTFCRRCLEGDSVRECVRCRHKFNRKDGLRLDVVLSGLLDKLFDAESRARRLWTEGEALWKNQKLPEALEKYDAAVDLAPSSGRLLCQRAKLHIEMRNFSQAVQDANCLCRIKPLWPKAHCLKATALSEAGRNDEALQEYFMCVALKPDWTKVRLEAQKVLSEVFSSVFENEDMPTPLHPLQGGLATRLIKPPALLRSLRPLAQKPGSSSSSSSSSSSQDSEFSVTKSTPVDNSRLSAASPGKSERTVGEGSTKSLADVLAALPPPPGGLKRKHSGDGPSAIFNTPSKLLKPDKASSVQTAAVNRGRTFPAELLDSGDMECSLCMRLFYEPVATPCGHTFCIKCLERCLDHNPNCPLCKENLSEFLATRGYKKTLLMEEVLQRYLGDELTERKKIHEEEMKELSNLNQEVPIFVCTMAFPTIPCPLHVFEPRYRLMIRRSMETGTKQFGMCIADELKGFADYGCLLEVRDVKFFPDGRSVVDTIGVSRFKVLSHGQRDGYNTAKIEYLEDKKVEGEELVELLKLHDSVYEQANNWFTSLKDNMKSQILSHFGHLPSKDPDPQASPSGPAWCWWLLAVLPLENRAQLTILAMTSLKDRLIAIRRVLIFVTRKRPR, encoded by the exons atggagaCAGGAGTCAGGTCTCACCTGGGCGAGATCTTCGTCCACCCGCTGTCCAACCCCGGAGCTGCGGGGATCTGTCCAGAGATGCTGGAGGTGGCGGAGGAGGCGAGCCGGGCCGGAGACTTCAGCCTGGCGGTGGAGATCTACAGCTCCCAGCTGTCAGACCTCCAGCAGCCGGACCGGGGGCTGTGTCTGAGGAAGGCCGACTCTCTGGCCCGAGCAGGCCGGGTATCTGAGGCTCTGGACTCGTACTGCACAGCGGCCAACCTGGGCAAACTGAGGCCGGAGGAGCTGTCCCTGCTGGTGGACACCATCGGCCGGACCCTCCGGGAGAAGGACCTGGGCATCACCGGGACTGTAAACGGGCACGGTaaaggctgcagcagcagcagtggggaGGACGGAGGGGACAGTGATGGGGAGTGTGGAGATGATGAAGCTCTGGACTTGTTTTCATGTCGCCTCTGTAAGTGTCTGCTCCATGAGCCCACCACCGTGGAGTGTGGACACACTTTCTGCAGGCGGTGTTTGGAGGGAGACTCGGTCAGAGAGTGTGTCCGCTGCAGACACAAGTTCAACAGGAAGGATGGACTCAGGTTGGATGTTGTTCTCAGCGGGCTGCTGGACAAACTGTTTGATGCCGAGAGCAGAGCCCGCAGACTGTGGACCGAGGGAGAGGCCCTGTGGAAGAACCAGAAGCTCCCTGAGGCCCTGGAGAAATATGATGCAGCAGTGGACCTGG CGCCCTCTTCAGGCAGACTGCTGTGCCAACGGGCCAAGCTGCACATTGAGATGAGGAACTTCAGTCAGGCCGTGCAGGACGCCAACTGCCTCTGTCGGATCAAACCTCTGTGGCCAAAG GCTCACTGTCTGAAGGCCACGGCGCTGAGTGAAGCCGGCAGGAACGATGAGGCCTTACAGGAATATTTcatgtgtgtggctctgaagcCGGACTGGACCAAAGTCAGACTGGAGGCTCAGAAG GTCCTCAGTGAGGTGTTCTCCTCTGTCTTTGAGAATGAAGACATGCCAACGCCGCTACACCCGCTGCAGGGGGGGCTGGCCACCCGCCTCATCAAACCCCCTGCCCTGCTCCGGTCCCTGAGGCCCCTGGCACAGAAACctggctcctcctcctcctcctcctcctcctcctcctcacag gACTCAGAGTTCAGTGTGACTAAAAGCACTCCGGTGGACAACTCCAGACTCTCGGCTGCGTCTCCTGGTAAATCGGAGCGCACTGTCGGGGAGGGGAGCACCAAGAGCCTGGCTGACGTCCTGGCTGCCCTGCCACCGCCCCCTGGTGGCCTCAAGAGGAAACACAGTGGGGATGGACCCTCAGCCATCTTCAACACACCCTCCAAACTGCTCAAACCTG ACAAGGCGAGCAGCGTTCAGACGGCCGCAGTGAACAGAGGGAGGACGTTTCCTGCTGAGCTGTTGGACAGTGGAGACATGGAGTGTTCACTCTGCATGAG ATTGTTCTACGAGCCGGTGGCCACTCCCTGCGGACACACCTTCTGCATCAAGTGTCTGGAGCGCTGCCTGGACCACAACCCCAACTGTCCTCTGTGCAAAGAGAACCTGTCCgag TTTCTGGCCACCAGGGGCTACAAGAAGACCCTGCTGATGGAGGAAGTGCTGCAGCGTTACCTTGGAGACGAGCTGACTGAGAGAAAGAAGATCCatgaggaggagatgaaggagctgtcaaa CTTGAACCAGGAAGTTCCCATCTTTGTGTGCACCATGGCCTTCCCCACCATCCCCTGCCCGCTGCACGTGTTTGAGCCGCGCTACCGCCTCATGATCCGCCGCTCCATGGAGACAGGCACCAAGCAGTTCGGCATGTGCATAGCTGACGAGCTCAAAGGTTTCGCCGACTATGGCTGCCTGCtggag GTCCGAGACGTGAAGTTCTTTCCTGACGGCCGTTCAGTGGTCGACACCATTGGCGTGTCACGATTTAAGGTCCTCAGTCACGGCCAGAGAGACGGCTACAACACTGCCAAGATCGAGTACCTGGAGGACAAGAAG gtggagggggaggagctGGTGGAGCTCCTGAAGCTTCACGACTCTGTGTATGAGCAGGCCAACAACTGGTTCACCTCCCTGAAGGACAACATGAAGAGTCAGATTCTGAGCCACTTTGGACACCTGCCCAGCAAAGACCCCGACCCACAG GCCAGTCCCAGTGGACCTGCCTGGTGCTGGTGGCTGCTCGCCGTCCTTCCTCTGGAGAATCGAGCCCAGCTCACCATCCTGGCTATGACCTCACTCAAGGACCGCCTCATCGCCATCCGCAGGGTCCTCATCTTCGTCACGCGCAAAAGGCCGCGATGA